One Nitrospirota bacterium genomic window carries:
- a CDS encoding amidase has product MDDLLKASALTLADMIRKRKVSSAEVVDAHIRQIEKVNPVLNAVVGNRFEEARKEAKEADRRVRASDGKAAPLLGVPCTIKECFSVEGFPRTGGLYSRRNDIQKSDATTVARLRKAGAIPLGITNVPELCMWMETHNTIYGRTNNAYDPRRIVGGSSGGEGAIISAGGTPFGLGSDIAGSIRMPAFFNGVFGHKPTGGLVPGTGQFPIPSNEALRYVTTGPLARKAEDLMPVLRILAGPDGKDSECRPFKLGDPTKVQIKGLTVLNVENNGILKVSPDLREAQAKCAEHLAQRGAKVRSTRFEGLKKTLEIWGAMLNASGGLTFTEMLGDGKPFRPLPELIKSLVGRSKHTFPAIALAALERIPKWMPKRAEKALQIGRELKEELKRELGPNGVMLYPSYPFPALKHRVPMRYPFHWLYTPILNVMEMPSTQTPLGLNKAGLPLGVQVASLPGHDHLTIAVALELERAFGGWVPPKLAV; this is encoded by the coding sequence ATGGACGATCTTTTGAAGGCATCAGCGCTCACGTTGGCCGACATGATTCGCAAGCGCAAAGTCAGTTCCGCCGAGGTCGTGGACGCCCACATCCGCCAGATCGAGAAGGTCAATCCCGTGCTGAATGCCGTCGTCGGAAATCGATTCGAGGAGGCCCGAAAAGAGGCCAAAGAAGCAGATCGCCGGGTCCGCGCCTCCGATGGAAAGGCCGCGCCCCTCCTCGGCGTTCCCTGCACGATCAAGGAATGTTTCAGCGTGGAGGGATTTCCGCGGACGGGCGGGCTGTATTCGCGGAGGAACGACATTCAGAAGAGTGATGCGACCACGGTGGCCCGACTGCGAAAAGCCGGCGCGATTCCGTTGGGCATCACCAATGTTCCCGAACTCTGCATGTGGATGGAGACCCACAACACCATCTACGGGCGCACGAACAACGCTTACGATCCAAGGCGAATCGTAGGCGGAAGCTCGGGAGGCGAAGGCGCGATCATCAGCGCGGGCGGCACGCCGTTCGGGCTTGGCTCCGACATCGCGGGATCGATTCGGATGCCGGCGTTTTTCAACGGCGTGTTCGGGCACAAACCGACGGGCGGACTCGTGCCGGGAACAGGCCAGTTCCCTATCCCTTCCAATGAAGCGCTGCGCTATGTGACGACGGGACCGCTGGCCCGAAAGGCGGAGGACCTCATGCCCGTTCTGCGAATTCTGGCGGGACCGGACGGAAAAGACTCTGAGTGCAGGCCGTTCAAGCTGGGTGATCCGACGAAAGTCCAGATCAAGGGTTTGACCGTCCTCAACGTGGAGAACAACGGAATCCTGAAGGTGAGTCCGGATCTCCGCGAGGCGCAGGCGAAATGCGCCGAGCACCTTGCCCAGCGCGGGGCCAAGGTCCGCTCCACCCGGTTCGAAGGCCTCAAGAAGACACTCGAGATATGGGGGGCGATGCTGAACGCGTCCGGCGGACTGACCTTCACCGAGATGCTCGGCGATGGAAAACCTTTCCGTCCGCTCCCTGAACTGATCAAATCTTTAGTCGGTCGATCCAAACATACATTTCCCGCCATCGCTTTGGCCGCGCTCGAACGCATTCCGAAATGGATGCCCAAGAGAGCGGAGAAAGCTCTTCAAATCGGTCGCGAACTCAAAGAGGAGCTCAAGCGTGAACTCGGCCCGAACGGAGTGATGCTCTATCCGTCGTATCCGTTCCCTGCTCTGAAACATCGCGTTCCGATGCGATACCCGTTCCACTGGTTGTACACGCCAATTCTGAACGTGATGGAGATGCCTTCCACGCAGACACCCCTCGGACTGAACAAGGCAGGACTCCCGCTCGGTGTTCAAGTCGCCTCCCTCCCCGGCCACGATCATCTCACCATTGCCGTCGCCCTCGAACTCGAACGCGCCTTCGGCGGCTGGGTCCCGCCGAAACTCGCCGTATAA
- a CDS encoding SDR family NAD(P)-dependent oxidoreductase — MDEAKVVLITGASSGFGKLTAELLAERGFKVFGTSRKPQSSSPTGALVMLKLDVCSDESVAACVRSVLDCAGRIDALVNNAGYQLVGALEETSLEEAKAQFETNFFGVVRMVNAVLPIMRKQREGTIVNVGSLAGLMSSPFSGFYTATKFALEGYSETLRNEVRPFGVRVALVEPGFFKTPITDAMREAAQRLDAYSAHRNSAVAVTRRSQQSGPGPEAVAQTILAILERSNPKLRHRVGLDSKVLPVLKAVLPAPLVEWGTRVNFGLNRKP, encoded by the coding sequence ATGGACGAAGCGAAAGTGGTGTTGATTACCGGGGCGTCGTCCGGATTTGGGAAACTGACGGCCGAGCTGCTGGCGGAGAGGGGATTCAAAGTGTTCGGGACGAGCCGCAAACCGCAATCATCCTCACCGACGGGCGCCCTTGTGATGCTGAAGCTCGACGTCTGCTCCGATGAATCCGTGGCCGCGTGCGTCCGATCGGTTCTCGACTGCGCCGGCCGGATCGACGCCTTGGTCAACAACGCAGGATATCAATTGGTCGGCGCGCTCGAAGAAACTTCGTTGGAGGAGGCGAAGGCTCAGTTCGAAACCAACTTCTTCGGCGTCGTCCGCATGGTGAATGCGGTTCTTCCCATCATGCGGAAGCAGCGAGAGGGAACCATCGTGAACGTGGGATCGCTGGCCGGACTCATGAGCAGTCCTTTCTCGGGCTTTTACACGGCGACGAAGTTTGCCTTGGAGGGCTACTCGGAAACTTTGCGCAACGAAGTCCGGCCGTTCGGCGTCCGCGTAGCACTCGTCGAACCGGGTTTCTTCAAGACTCCGATCACCGATGCCATGAGAGAGGCCGCCCAACGCCTCGATGCGTATTCCGCCCATCGGAACTCTGCCGTGGCGGTGACGCGCCGTTCCCAACAATCAGGTCCGGGTCCGGAAGCGGTCGCCCAGACGATCCTGGCCATCCTGGAGCGATCCAATCCGAAGTTGCGCCATCGGGTGGGGTTGGATTCCAAAGTTCTTCCGGTGCTTAAAGCGGTCTTGCCCGCACCGCTGGTCGAGTGGGGCACGCGGGTCAACTTCGGGCTGAACCGAAAACCATGA
- a CDS encoding saccharopine dehydrogenase NADP-binding domain-containing protein: MKIIVMGGAGDMGSRAVEDLASSKGVARVTIADRNAAAAEKIKSSLAGKSAKVEVKAVDANDHTALVKAMKGHDVVASALGPFFMFEAKLVRAAIEAGVNYASICDEADAAEAVFRDFDVDARKKRVTVLTGLGASPGLSNVGVRFMSKEVGRIKKAEIYVYQPLDAGGGEAVIRHMLHIMTGKVVAWRGGRKVTVRACSRSKIVEFPKYGRVKLWNMGHSEPYTVPRYFYGIEEVGFYMGYGKGAEFLVWPARAGLFLNKRVTDATVRLLLRLEGMDKNKEPGWGAIRIDVWGEKKGKEEHRMLCGIGQMREATGLSLSIGAQLLGEKKLLTKEGGVYAPEGCLDPQDFIRRMKDRGQLAYADLAMTQPLA; the protein is encoded by the coding sequence AATGCCGCCGCCGCGGAGAAAATCAAATCCAGTCTGGCCGGAAAATCGGCCAAGGTCGAGGTCAAGGCGGTTGACGCCAACGACCACACGGCGCTCGTGAAAGCGATGAAGGGGCATGACGTGGTCGCTTCCGCCCTCGGACCGTTCTTCATGTTCGAAGCGAAGCTCGTGCGGGCGGCCATCGAGGCAGGAGTGAACTACGCGAGCATTTGTGACGAGGCGGATGCCGCCGAGGCCGTGTTCCGGGATTTCGACGTCGATGCGCGGAAGAAGCGCGTGACCGTCCTCACGGGCTTGGGGGCGAGTCCGGGCTTGTCCAATGTAGGCGTCCGGTTCATGTCCAAAGAAGTCGGCCGGATCAAGAAAGCCGAAATCTACGTCTACCAGCCTTTGGACGCCGGAGGAGGCGAAGCGGTCATTCGCCACATGCTCCACATCATGACGGGGAAGGTGGTGGCTTGGAGAGGCGGACGGAAAGTCACGGTTCGCGCATGCAGCCGGTCCAAGATCGTCGAGTTTCCGAAGTACGGCCGTGTCAAGCTGTGGAACATGGGGCACAGCGAGCCGTACACCGTTCCGCGCTATTTCTACGGCATCGAAGAAGTGGGGTTCTACATGGGCTACGGCAAAGGGGCCGAATTTCTGGTGTGGCCCGCGCGCGCCGGTCTCTTCCTGAACAAGCGGGTGACCGATGCCACGGTCCGGCTGCTACTGAGGTTGGAGGGCATGGACAAAAACAAGGAGCCGGGCTGGGGTGCCATCCGGATCGATGTCTGGGGCGAGAAGAAAGGCAAGGAGGAGCACCGGATGCTCTGCGGCATCGGTCAGATGCGAGAGGCTACGGGGCTGTCTCTCTCCATCGGCGCGCAACTTCTGGGAGAGAAAAAGCTACTCACGAAAGAGGGCGGCGTCTACGCGCCCGAGGGTTGCCTCGATCCGCAGGATTTCATCCGCCGCATGAAAGACCGCGGCCAACTCGCCTATGCCGACCTCGCCATGACCCAGCCGTTAGCATAA